GGCACGCCGCCAGCGTTCGTCCTGAGCCAGGATCAAACTCTCCATTAAAGATTGTTTGATATAGCTCTTTGTTTTTCCTTCTGAATTGAAGGGTTCACGCTAAGCTGACACTGTTCAGTTTTCAAAGAACAATTGTAGCAGAAAAACAAATCAACGAATATGATTTTATCAAAATTTAATTTTGGTGTCAACCACTTTTACGTTAGATCAATATTTAAAACTAATCAAGAATTATTCTAAAATAAGATAAAATATCGATGATGTTTTCTATATTATCATTTTTAATTGGCCTCTTCAATATAAAAATTTTCCATTGCCAAACTTTAATCTGAAAGGTATGCAAAAGAAAAGCATGCTTGTTTACTCTTTATGGTTTGACCTGAACCATCCAACTCCTAAGATGAAAACAAGTATGATCCAAAAAATAGATTTCCACAGCAAGCTTTCTGCAAATTCATGACTTAATACATGAATACGTGGATGAGCTAGTGTGTGTATTGCTAATTTCACTCCTACCCATGCAACTACAAGATATGCTGCAGTTTCTAATCCCGGTCTTTTGTGTAATAAATCGACAAACCAATTTGCTGCAAAACGAATGAGAACTAAGCCAATAATTCCACCTGCTAGAACAACAATAAAATGTGCTCCATGCATTCCGCCGATATTCGGTAAATTGGTTTGTGGTAAAGAAACAGCTAAAGCTACGGCAGCTAATATTGAATCAACGGCAAACGCAATATCTGCTAATTCAACTTTAAGAACTGTGGCCCATAATCCTGATTTCTTTTGATTGTTTTGCTTGGTTGTCTCCTCATTTTCTTTCCTTTTGAAGATATGATTAAGCCCTAAAAAGATAAGATAGGCTGCTCCTAATGCCTGAACCTGCCATACATCTATTAGGTAAGAGATGATAAACAAAGAAGTAAAACGAAAAACAAAAGCGCCGGCAAGACCATAAAACAATGCTCTTTTTCGAAGGTCTGGTTCTAGATGTTTCACCATGACTGCCATTACTAAAGCATTATCCGCTGCTAACAGTCCCTCTAATCCAACTAATACAAGTAATGTCCACCCATATTCCGCTAAGATACCATAATCCAAAATTATTCCTCCTATTCAATTACCTTCAGTGTTTAATCATAGGTTAGTTTTTGTATTCGATTTATTCCGTATGTATATAAAAATGACCTTCACCTCCTAAAGGTAAAGGTCTTGCTAACAATTGGAATTGCCAATAAAGCCGAGGGAAAAACCCTGTAATGACGACTTTATTGTTAAAGCTACTCCCCTTTAATTCCTTCCCTATATAATTGTAAGTTTATTATAAAATGATATACATCAAGTGTCAATGACGCAAATATTTTAGTCCTCTTGACCACGATCTCGCATCAGTGGGAAAAGTAATACGTCACGGATCGATGGTTGATCGGTTAATAACATAACCAACCGATCGATTCCAATTCCTAACCCGCCAGTTGGGGGCATGCCAATTTCTAGAGCATGTATAAAATCCTCGTCCATTTGATGAGCTTCATCATTGCCAAGTTCGCGCTCTCTAAGCTGAGCTTCAAAACGTTCTCTTTGATCAATCGGATCATTTAACTCGGTAAATGCATTCGCATGTTCGCGACTAACGATAAAGAGTTCAAAACGATCCGTAAAACGAGGATCTTCTTCATTCTTTTTAGCTAAAGGTGAAATCTCAACAGGATGTCCATATACAAAAGTAGGCTGAACTAATTTTTCTTCTACTAGTTGTTCAAAGAACTCGTTTACGATATGGCCATACGTCATATGTGGTTCAATTTGAACATGATATTGTTTTGCAAGTTCCCTTGCTTCATCATCAGACATTTTGGGACTTAAATCAACCCCTACGTATTTTTTGATAGCATCAACCATTGAGATCCGTTCCCAAGGTGGTTCCAAGTTAATTTCTTGGCCTTGGTATGTAATTTTTGTTGTCCCAAGTACCTCTCGTGCCACATGCGCGATCGCATTTTCTGTTAAGTTCATAATGGTTTTAAAATCACCGTACGCTTCATATAGTTCTAACATCGTGAATTCAGGATTATGTCTAGTAGATACTCCTTCATTCCGAAAGACTCGTCCAATTTCATATACTTTTTCCATACCACCAACAATTAAGCGTTTCAGATGAAGCTCAATAGCAATCCGCATATATAACTCCATATCTAAAGCATTGTGATGGGTAATAAATGGACGAGCAGCAGCACCACCAGCAATCGCGTGCATGGTTGGTGTTTCTACTTCAATATAACCTAATTGATCTAAGTAACGACGTAGTGATTGGATAATTTTACTTCTTAAAATAAAAGTTTCTTTCACTTCAGGGTTGACGATTAGATCTACATATCTTTGACGATATCGTAATTCTACATCTTTTAACCCGTGAAATTTATCCGGTAGGGGATACAAGGATTTCGTTAAAATGTGAAGCTTATGAACTTTGATACTTGTTTCCCCTTTATTGGTTTTAAATACATTTCCCTCAACACCAATAATGTCGCCAAGATCTAATAATTCAAAAGCAGCAAACTCTGCCTCTGATACCTGATCTTTTCGAATATAGATTTGGATACGACCGGTTAAATCCTGAATATGAGCAAAGCCTGCCTTTCCTTGAAGCCGCTTCGACATGATTCTCCCAGCAAGAATCACATGAAGGTTCTTTAGCTCAATTTCTTCCTTAGATAATGAATCTACTTCGTCTAGAATTACTTTTGCAGTGTGCGTTCTTTCGAATCGATAGCCAAACGGATTAAATCCAAGTTCTTTTAATTCGGCTAATTTTTGTCGACGCACAAGAAGTAGCTCATTTAATTCGACCACCTCTTGGCTCATTTTAACCACTCCTACTTATTTTTTAATATCTAAAATTTCATATTGAATGACACCTGCGGGTACATTGATATCGACAATTGCTCCTATTTGCTTACCTAATAAGGCTTTGCCAACAGGAGATTCATTCGAAATCATATTTTGTGTTGGATCTGATTCAGCAGAGCCAACGATTGTATATTCAACAATTTCGTCAAATTCAATATCTCTTAACTTTACTGTAGAACCAATGCTAACGACATCTGTGTTTACATCATCCTCGTTAATGATCCGCGCATTGCGAAGCATTTTTTCTAAAGTGATAATACGTCCCTCAATGAAAGCCTGTTCATTTTTTGCATCCTCATATTCTGAGTTTTCACTAATATCTCCATAACCAATTGCAATTTTAATTCTTTCGGCTACTTCTCTACGTTTTACAGTTTTTAGATATTCTAATTCCTCCTCCAGTTTTTTCAAACCGGAAGGTGTTAATATTACTTCTTTATCAGTCATAGATAAATTCCCCTTTGTGAAAGATTTCCATATGATTATATGTTTATTCTTCAAAAATTATGCGATTACGAATAAACCACACAATCGTTTAACAAATAGAACAAAAAGCTTCTTTTGTTATTGGTACAAGAAGCTTTTGAACCTAAGTTCATATAATATGTTCCCTTTTTACCGCATAGAAAAATTTAACTTCATAAAAGTATGAATCATCATAAAGTTAAACTTGACGCTCAGCATAAAGCTTCCTTAAAAAGGTGTCGATAAAAGCTTTTCATATAATCTGAAGGGTATTATATTGCAATCCACCACTAATGTCAACCAAATATTAGAAGTTTAAAAAGAAAGTGTTGATTTTTATCAAGATGGATAATGGCTGTGTGAACGTTAAATGGTGAATATTTCACGACAAACTTGCTACGTAATTGGCTAAAATTTGCCTCATTTCCTCACGAGTTTCCACTTCATTCAGCTGTTCTCGAACCCTCGCTGCTTTAGGAAGTCCTTTTAAATACCATGCAGCATGTTTTCTCATTTCCCTAACACCTATCTTTTCTCCTTTTAATGCAATTAAACGATCCATATGAAGAAATGCAATCTCTATCTTTTCTTGAGGCGTTGGTTCAGGAACAAGTTCACCATACTTTAAATATCGAACTGTTCGATAAAGAATCCACGGATTTCCCAAGGCTGCCCTTCCAATCATCACACCATCAACACCCGTGGTATCAATCATGTTCTTTGCATCCACAGGCGTTTGGATATCACCGTTTCCAATTACTGGAATACGAACTGATTCTTTTACACGACGGATAATATCCCAATCGGCCTTACCACTGTACATTTGTTCTCTAGTTCGTCCATGAACTGCGATCGCGCTTGCTCCAGCACTTTCTATCGCTTTTGCATTCTCAATGGCATAAATATGCTCACTATCCCATCCTATTCTCATTTTCACGGTAACTGGTTTTTTCACCGCTTTTACAACAGCACTAACAATCTGTTCAATCTTTGGTGGATGTAATAGTAGTTTAGCACCTGCTTCGTTTTTTGTAATCTTCGGTACAGGGCAACCCATATTAATATCAATGATATCAGCTTTTGTGTACTCATCAACGATCTTTGCCGCTTCGACCAAACTATCTATTTCTGCACCAAAAAGTTGTAAGCTCAATGGGCGTTCATCATCTCTAACCTCGATCATCTTTAATGTTCGCTCATTTTTTTGTAAGATTCCTTTATCGCTCACCATCTCAGCTGTAACTAAGCCTGTACCAAATTGACGAGCTAGCGAACGAAAAGCATAGTTACTCACTCCCGCCATTGGAGCTAATACCACATTATTGTCCAACTCTACGTTTCCAATCTTCATGCTGTCCTTCCTCCTGTTGCATTTCTATGCTTTATTTTTGCTTGATTCATTCTTATCTGTTTGGCCAGTTCTTCTTGTGTAAGTCCTTTCAATTTAGAAAGTCACTGATTCTTTTATTTATATTTTCCATATTTTTACTTCCTCGCATGATAAAGACAACTGATCGATTAAACTTTCGATCGAGTTTGGTTCACTAGGAATTGAACCTTTATAGATATCGTATAATGGCTTTAATACAAATAGCCTTTCTCTCATATAAGGATGGGGAATAGTTAATTCGGGAGAAACAATGATCTCGTTTCCATATAAAAGAATATCAATATCGATCGTTCTAGGTCCCCAATGGATTTCCCTTTTTCTACCTAACTCCTTTTCTATGGTCTGTGTAATCTGTAATAGTTCATGGGCATTCAGTTCTGTTTCCACCTCTACAACCATATTTAAGAAATATGGCTGGTCTCTGTAACCAAAAGGTTCGGTTTCATATATCGGCGAATTGTTGATCACGCGAATATGTGGGTGTGAATCCAAGCGATCGATAGCTTGTTGTAAATAGTCTTCCCGATCGCCCATATTAGAACCTAATCCAAGAAACACTCTAGTCATTCGATCTTCCCTCTTTTAATCTCCACTGCAACACTTTGTAGATGTCCAGGAATTGGCGGCTGAAGTTTTCGAACGCGCACGATAACCCCTTGCACGGGGAAAGTAGAAAGGATTTCATTAGCAATACTTTCTGCCAATGATTCTAGTAACTTTTTGGGAGTCCCCATGACAAAGTTTTTTGTTACCTGATAAACTTTTGCATAATTCACAGTATCTTCCAAACAATCACTGGTACCAGCCTTTTTAAGGTTGAGAAAAAGCTCTAAATCGACCTCAAACTTTTGCCCTAAACGATTTTCCTCTTCAAATACACCATGATATGCATAAAACTGCATTCCTTGAAAAATAATTTTATCCATTATTCTTTCACCCTATCTATACCAACTGAATGCAAATAAACCATTGCATCCATCATTTTGGCTACACGACTCATCTCTTTCACATCATGGACGCGAACGATCTGACACCCTTTAGCAATCCCTAATGCGATTGTGGCTGCAGTACCTTCTACTCGATCATCAACAGGTAGATTTAAGGTATTCCCAACGATTGATTTTCTAGATGTACCCAATAAAACAGGATAACCTAAACTCACGATTTCCTCTAATCGATTCATAACGATTAGATTCTGTTCATATGTTTTTGCAAAACCGATTCCTGGGTCAAGGATAATATTCTCTTCGTTAACACCTGCTTCAAGCGCAAGATCAATACTTTGATATAAATCGCGAATAATATCATCCATTAATGATTGATAATTCAGATCGAAGCGATTATGCATTAATATAACCGGAACATTAAGTTTCGCTGCAACTTGTGCCATATTAGGGTCTTTTTTAAATCCCCAAACATCATTAATGATATGAGCACCTGCTTCAATTGCTTGTTTAGCTACCTCCGCCTTGTATGTATCAACTGAAATCGGTACATCGATTTCTTTTACTAGCCTTTGAATAATTGGAATAACACGTGATAATTCTTCTTCCAAGGAAACCTCTTGATGTCCAGGTCTCGTTGATTCGCCTCCAACATCAATAATATCTGCGCCATTCTCAACCATTTCTTTCGCGTGTATTACTGCTTGTTCAAGATCATTGAATTTACCGCCATCCGAGAATGAATCAGGTGTCACATTAAGGATTCCTATAATCAACGTTTTATTCCCAATTTTTATCTGTTTTCCATTTGCGTACAATATTTTTTCCTTATATACTTTTTCTT
Above is a window of Tepidibacillus fermentans DNA encoding:
- the dusB gene encoding tRNA dihydrouridine synthase DusB; the encoded protein is MKIGNVELDNNVVLAPMAGVSNYAFRSLARQFGTGLVTAEMVSDKGILQKNERTLKMIEVRDDERPLSLQLFGAEIDSLVEAAKIVDEYTKADIIDINMGCPVPKITKNEAGAKLLLHPPKIEQIVSAVVKAVKKPVTVKMRIGWDSEHIYAIENAKAIESAGASAIAVHGRTREQMYSGKADWDIIRRVKESVRIPVIGNGDIQTPVDAKNMIDTTGVDGVMIGRAALGNPWILYRTVRYLKYGELVPEPTPQEKIEIAFLHMDRLIALKGEKIGVREMRKHAAWYLKGLPKAARVREQLNEVETREEMRQILANYVASLS
- the folB gene encoding dihydroneopterin aldolase, which translates into the protein MDKIIFQGMQFYAYHGVFEEENRLGQKFEVDLELFLNLKKAGTSDCLEDTVNYAKVYQVTKNFVMGTPKKLLESLAESIANEILSTFPVQGVIVRVRKLQPPIPGHLQSVAVEIKRGKIE
- a CDS encoding TerC family protein, whose translation is MDYGILAEYGWTLLVLVGLEGLLAADNALVMAVMVKHLEPDLRKRALFYGLAGAFVFRFTSLFIISYLIDVWQVQALGAAYLIFLGLNHIFKRKENEETTKQNNQKKSGLWATVLKVELADIAFAVDSILAAVALAVSLPQTNLPNIGGMHGAHFIVVLAGGIIGLVLIRFAANWFVDLLHKRPGLETAAYLVVAWVGVKLAIHTLAHPRIHVLSHEFAESLLWKSIFWIILVFILGVGWFRSNHKE
- the lysS gene encoding lysine--tRNA ligase, translated to MSQEVVELNELLLVRRQKLAELKELGFNPFGYRFERTHTAKVILDEVDSLSKEEIELKNLHVILAGRIMSKRLQGKAGFAHIQDLTGRIQIYIRKDQVSEAEFAAFELLDLGDIIGVEGNVFKTNKGETSIKVHKLHILTKSLYPLPDKFHGLKDVELRYRQRYVDLIVNPEVKETFILRSKIIQSLRRYLDQLGYIEVETPTMHAIAGGAAARPFITHHNALDMELYMRIAIELHLKRLIVGGMEKVYEIGRVFRNEGVSTRHNPEFTMLELYEAYGDFKTIMNLTENAIAHVAREVLGTTKITYQGQEINLEPPWERISMVDAIKKYVGVDLSPKMSDDEARELAKQYHVQIEPHMTYGHIVNEFFEQLVEEKLVQPTFVYGHPVEISPLAKKNEEDPRFTDRFELFIVSREHANAFTELNDPIDQRERFEAQLRERELGNDEAHQMDEDFIHALEIGMPPTGGLGIGIDRLVMLLTDQPSIRDVLLFPLMRDRGQED
- the greA gene encoding transcription elongation factor GreA, whose product is MTDKEVILTPSGLKKLEEELEYLKTVKRREVAERIKIAIGYGDISENSEYEDAKNEQAFIEGRIITLEKMLRNARIINEDDVNTDVVSIGSTVKLRDIEFDEIVEYTIVGSAESDPTQNMISNESPVGKALLGKQIGAIVDINVPAGVIQYEILDIKK
- the folP gene encoding dihydropteroate synthase, with the translated sequence MLYANGKQIKIGNKTLIIGILNVTPDSFSDGGKFNDLEQAVIHAKEMVENGADIIDVGGESTRPGHQEVSLEEELSRVIPIIQRLVKEIDVPISVDTYKAEVAKQAIEAGAHIINDVWGFKKDPNMAQVAAKLNVPVILMHNRFDLNYQSLMDDIIRDLYQSIDLALEAGVNEENIILDPGIGFAKTYEQNLIVMNRLEEIVSLGYPVLLGTSRKSIVGNTLNLPVDDRVEGTAATIALGIAKGCQIVRVHDVKEMSRVAKMMDAMVYLHSVGIDRVKE
- the folK gene encoding 2-amino-4-hydroxy-6-hydroxymethyldihydropteridine diphosphokinase translates to MTRVFLGLGSNMGDREDYLQQAIDRLDSHPHIRVINNSPIYETEPFGYRDQPYFLNMVVEVETELNAHELLQITQTIEKELGRKREIHWGPRTIDIDILLYGNEIIVSPELTIPHPYMRERLFVLKPLYDIYKGSIPSEPNSIESLIDQLSLSCEEVKIWKI